From the genome of Solidesulfovibrio carbinolicus, one region includes:
- a CDS encoding NifB/NifX family molybdenum-iron cluster-binding protein, which translates to MTGHRALIAIRGNEVAWRFDRTAEALVCDIAEDGTVRSRSEIIFARQSPEDLCDYVLAHGIDTVVAGAVEEEYYHYLRYKRVDVIDNVAGEIEPALARLAAGRLASGDILFPGKEG; encoded by the coding sequence ATGACCGGACATCGCGCGCTCATCGCCATTCGCGGCAACGAAGTGGCCTGGCGGTTCGACCGCACCGCCGAGGCCCTGGTCTGCGACATCGCCGAGGACGGGACCGTGCGGTCGCGCTCGGAAATCATTTTCGCCCGCCAGTCCCCCGAGGACCTGTGCGACTACGTCCTGGCCCACGGCATCGACACCGTGGTGGCCGGGGCCGTGGAAGAGGAATACTACCACTACCTGCGTTACAAGCGCGTTGACGTCATCGACAACGTGGCCGGCGAGATCGAGCCGGCCCTGGCCCGCCTGGCCGCGGGGCGTCTGGCCTCGGGCGACATCCTTTTCCCCGGGAAGGAGGGCTAG
- a CDS encoding GNAT family N-acetyltransferase has product MDYAMTPTTQEAVAQSRANFIDRLPYPVELHLEWLARDGRPYRLEAGGETAGHCIVAADGMLVEFHLDDRFVPDAQAIFDVVAARAGIKQVWLHSFDGLCLRCCLDKGLTATVAGYCFRDFLPTPAGGAGGLVRRAAGPGDYDGLLAHTDALYESEEQLRHMLANGMLHLYHEAGRLVGCGYLIRVRPDRDWRDLGMWVPSSLRRRGYARRILADLKDWCLREGWRPCCGCAADNVASRRALEANGFVSRHAVLSFALCPPGRRGNGVSRQL; this is encoded by the coding sequence ATGGACTACGCCATGACGCCGACGACACAGGAAGCCGTCGCCCAAAGCCGGGCGAACTTCATCGACCGGCTGCCCTATCCCGTCGAACTGCATCTGGAATGGCTGGCCAGGGACGGCCGGCCGTATCGCCTGGAGGCCGGCGGGGAAACGGCCGGCCATTGCATCGTCGCCGCCGACGGCATGCTGGTCGAATTTCATCTGGACGACCGTTTCGTCCCCGACGCCCAGGCGATTTTCGACGTCGTCGCGGCCCGGGCCGGCATCAAACAGGTCTGGCTGCATTCCTTCGACGGCCTGTGCCTGCGCTGCTGTCTGGACAAGGGGCTGACGGCAACCGTGGCCGGTTATTGTTTCCGGGATTTTCTGCCGACGCCGGCCGGCGGGGCAGGGGGGCTCGTGCGGCGGGCCGCCGGCCCGGGCGATTACGACGGGCTGCTGGCCCACACCGACGCGTTGTACGAATCCGAGGAACAGCTGCGCCACATGTTGGCCAACGGCATGCTGCATCTTTACCATGAGGCCGGCCGGCTGGTCGGCTGCGGCTATCTGATCCGGGTGCGCCCCGACAGGGACTGGCGCGACCTGGGCATGTGGGTCCCTTCGTCCTTACGGCGTCGGGGCTATGCCCGGCGGATTTTGGCCGATCTCAAGGACTGGTGTCTGCGGGAGGGCTGGCGGCCTTGCTGCGGCTGCGCGGCGGACAACGTCGCTTCGCGCCGGGCCTTGGAGGCCAACGGCTTTGTCTCCCGCCACGCCGTCCTGTCCTTCGCCCTTTGCCCCCCCGGCCGCCGGGGCAATGGTGTTTCCCGTCAACTCTAA
- a CDS encoding DUF1634 domain-containing protein yields MTTDTTQTPPEQIVYSNMLFYGCWGSLALMAATYLLYVLGVLTPHVPLDTVTQLWSQPVKAYLTQGNVPTGWGWFKLIVKGDFINFAGIVLLAGMTILCYIPLVGAYFKKKEPIFAVIAILEILVLAVAASGVVGSGGH; encoded by the coding sequence ATGACCACTGACACGACGCAGACGCCTCCCGAACAGATCGTCTATTCCAACATGCTTTTCTACGGCTGCTGGGGTTCCCTGGCCCTGATGGCCGCCACCTACCTGCTGTACGTGCTGGGCGTGCTCACGCCCCACGTGCCCCTGGACACCGTGACCCAGCTGTGGTCCCAGCCGGTCAAGGCCTATCTGACCCAGGGCAACGTGCCCACGGGCTGGGGCTGGTTCAAGCTCATCGTCAAGGGCGACTTCATCAACTTCGCCGGCATCGTGCTTTTGGCCGGCATGACCATCCTGTGCTACATTCCCCTGGTCGGCGCCTACTTCAAGAAAAAGGAGCCGATCTTCGCCGTCATCGCCATCCTGGAGATCCTGGTCCTGGCCGTGGCCGCCTCCGGCGTGGTGGGCAGCGGCGGGCACTAG
- a CDS encoding FecR family protein, translating into MTRTRAILPALAVLGCLLLPSALARADDAPAAPAPQTPAAAPTAQTPTAPAAPAPAAAPANTPADAPAAPTSPASADAPAGDAPAAPPAADAGPPKAGELTEAKGQVRAKRGADPERTLVQGNPVYAEDDLATGPEDKGRVTFADGSSLDIGPDSRVLLADFVYDPANLDASKQAIRMAKGMFRYVSGKVVQNDPARLRLESPLAVIGIRGTTLDHKIVTEIKTVKGVKTETVKDELHALRATKQSQVVVDQHGLKTVLTKPDQAVFLRPQLPGSVRALTDQEKAEFATIPPTPAPFDPRPGRGGFVGGGS; encoded by the coding sequence ATGACCCGTACCCGCGCGATCCTCCCGGCCCTGGCCGTTCTTGGCTGCCTGCTCTTACCCTCGGCCCTCGCCCGGGCCGACGACGCTCCGGCGGCCCCTGCCCCCCAGACTCCAGCCGCAGCGCCCACGGCCCAGACGCCGACCGCTCCGGCCGCTCCGGCTCCCGCCGCTGCACCGGCCAATACCCCGGCCGATGCACCAGCCGCTCCGACCTCTCCGGCCTCGGCCGACGCGCCGGCTGGCGACGCCCCGGCCGCGCCGCCCGCCGCCGACGCCGGCCCGCCCAAGGCCGGCGAACTCACCGAGGCCAAAGGGCAAGTCCGGGCCAAGCGCGGGGCCGACCCCGAACGCACCCTGGTCCAGGGCAACCCCGTCTACGCCGAGGACGACCTGGCCACCGGCCCCGAGGACAAGGGCCGCGTCACCTTCGCCGACGGCTCAAGCCTGGACATCGGCCCGGACAGCCGAGTGCTCCTGGCCGACTTCGTGTACGATCCGGCCAATCTCGACGCCTCAAAGCAAGCCATCCGCATGGCCAAGGGCATGTTCCGCTACGTCTCGGGCAAGGTCGTGCAAAACGATCCGGCCCGCCTGCGCCTGGAATCGCCGCTCGCCGTCATCGGCATCCGGGGCACCACCCTGGACCACAAGATCGTCACCGAAATAAAAACCGTCAAAGGCGTGAAAACCGAGACGGTCAAGGATGAACTCCACGCCCTGCGCGCCACCAAGCAAAGCCAGGTGGTGGTGGACCAGCATGGCCTCAAAACGGTGCTGACCAAGCCCGACCAGGCCGTATTCCTGCGCCCCCAACTCCCGGGCTCGGTGCGGGCGCTCACCGACCAGGAAAAAGCGGAATTCGCCACCATCCCGCCCACCCCCGCGCCCTTCGACCCCCGCCCCGGCCGAGGCGGCTTCGTCGGCGGCGGGAGTTGA
- a CDS encoding sigma 54-interacting transcriptional regulator — MTATDKANLIAAGMVDLPGLLDALPMGAAVYDGDGKVVHVNLLLQRLTGFTLDEARGLPCRHVLRTATCGRDCPHLRQGGCEQSLITDIVNRGRRRIPVRLHTRCVPDRDGNILYRMDFVEELVEQGADGMATRKSGKGALIGKSAAMEHILATLPEFARLDRPVLLVGETGTGKDLIAECVHETSLRAKRPFLRMNLGFMPADLLEAELFGRAAQEGAGLEEIRGRFAEAAGGSIFFPELSDAPLSLQKKLAAFLETGAVVPLGATTPQPIDVRLLFATQRNPDELADKGLLDPGFYNHLSAMRLDLPPLRQRGEDLPFLLAYFAERFAERFKKNVRGFSPEAMSVLAEYPYPGNVRELRNIVEYAVMTAKSPLIVPANLPVYVPVAPVAAAAVPPGRGPAPDAPKKPARARKDPAGKGSGS, encoded by the coding sequence GTGACAGCGACGGACAAGGCGAATCTGATTGCCGCAGGGATGGTTGACCTGCCGGGGCTCCTCGACGCCCTGCCCATGGGGGCGGCGGTGTACGACGGGGACGGCAAGGTGGTGCACGTAAACCTCCTGCTGCAACGGTTGACGGGTTTCACGCTGGACGAGGCTCGGGGGCTTCCCTGCCGGCACGTGCTGCGCACGGCCACCTGCGGAAGGGATTGCCCCCACCTGCGCCAGGGCGGCTGCGAGCAGTCGCTTATAACCGACATCGTCAACCGGGGACGGCGAAGGATACCGGTGCGGCTGCACACCAGATGCGTGCCCGACCGGGATGGCAACATCCTGTACCGCATGGACTTCGTGGAAGAGCTGGTCGAGCAGGGAGCGGACGGCATGGCGACGCGGAAATCCGGAAAAGGGGCGCTGATCGGCAAGAGCGCGGCCATGGAGCACATCCTGGCCACGTTGCCGGAGTTCGCCCGTTTAGACCGGCCCGTGCTCCTCGTCGGCGAGACCGGCACCGGCAAGGACCTTATCGCCGAGTGCGTCCACGAAACGTCGCTGCGGGCCAAACGGCCGTTTTTGCGCATGAACCTCGGGTTCATGCCGGCCGATCTGCTGGAAGCCGAGCTTTTCGGCCGGGCCGCCCAGGAAGGGGCCGGGCTGGAGGAGATTCGCGGCCGTTTCGCCGAGGCGGCCGGGGGCAGCATCTTCTTCCCCGAGCTGTCCGACGCGCCGTTGTCCTTGCAAAAAAAGCTGGCCGCCTTCCTGGAGACCGGGGCCGTCGTGCCTCTTGGAGCCACGACTCCCCAGCCCATCGACGTGCGCCTGCTTTTCGCCACCCAGCGCAATCCCGACGAGCTGGCCGACAAGGGCCTGCTCGACCCGGGCTTTTACAACCATTTAAGCGCCATGCGCCTGGACCTGCCGCCCCTGCGGCAGCGCGGCGAGGACCTGCCCTTCCTTCTGGCCTATTTCGCCGAGCGCTTCGCCGAGCGCTTCAAGAAAAACGTCCGGGGCTTTTCCCCGGAAGCCATGAGCGTGCTGGCCGAGTATCCCTATCCCGGCAATGTCCGCGAACTGCGCAACATCGTCGAATATGCGGTCATGACCGCCAAATCGCCGCTCATCGTGCCGGCCAACCTGCCGGTCTACGTGCCTGTCGCGCCTGTCGCCGCCGCCGCCGTTCCCCCTGGCCGGGGACCGGCTCCGGACGCGCCGAAAAAACCGGCCCGGGCCAGGAAAGACCCGGCCGGCAAAGGGAGCGGATCATGA
- a CDS encoding sigma-54 interaction domain-containing protein, with the protein MIDSSMLLGGKFLPLDADDPVAAGQPLPEAEFLFCSAEMQAVYDLATQIAPSDACVLISGETGTGKELLAQCIHNLSRRRKKPFVPVNCGVLKGELFADKFFGHEAGAFTGAAKAQRGIFEMAGDGTLFLDEVGEIPGINQVDFLRVLEERAFRRLGGEKQIRFAARIVAATNRALPEMVRQGTFRADLYYRLNVVPLVLPPLRQRSGDIAYLAEYFLSIYRQRYHKPGLRFTEAALTELTAHDWPGNVRELKNLIERLALLCREGAIDAADLPEDMRLGGEVAPRGAHTDAPVTLEEAVRQAKTQAILRAFAASGGDKARTAEILDISPRTLRHLVRELGIRRD; encoded by the coding sequence ATGATCGATTCCAGCATGTTACTTGGCGGCAAATTTTTGCCGCTCGACGCCGACGATCCCGTCGCCGCCGGCCAGCCCTTGCCCGAGGCCGAATTCCTCTTTTGTTCCGCCGAAATGCAGGCCGTCTACGACCTCGCCACCCAGATCGCCCCGTCCGACGCCTGCGTGCTCATCTCCGGCGAAACCGGCACCGGCAAGGAACTGCTGGCCCAGTGCATCCACAACCTCAGCCGGCGGCGCAAAAAACCCTTTGTTCCGGTCAACTGCGGGGTGCTCAAGGGAGAACTGTTCGCCGACAAGTTCTTTGGCCACGAAGCCGGCGCGTTCACCGGCGCGGCCAAGGCCCAGCGCGGCATCTTCGAAATGGCCGGCGACGGAACGCTGTTTCTTGACGAGGTGGGAGAGATACCCGGCATCAACCAGGTGGATTTCCTGCGGGTGCTCGAGGAACGGGCCTTTCGGCGGCTTGGCGGCGAAAAACAGATCCGGTTCGCCGCCCGCATTGTGGCCGCCACCAACCGCGCCCTGCCCGAAATGGTGCGCCAGGGCACGTTCCGGGCCGATCTGTACTACCGCTTAAACGTCGTGCCCCTGGTCCTGCCGCCGCTGCGGCAACGCAGCGGCGACATCGCCTATCTGGCCGAATATTTCCTGTCCATCTACCGCCAACGCTACCACAAGCCCGGCCTGCGCTTCACCGAGGCGGCGCTCACCGAACTGACCGCCCACGACTGGCCCGGCAACGTGCGCGAACTCAAAAACCTCATCGAGCGTCTGGCGCTTTTGTGCCGGGAAGGGGCCATCGACGCGGCCGATCTGCCCGAGGACATGCGCCTTGGCGGCGAGGTCGCGCCGCGCGGCGCCCACACCGACGCCCCCGTCACCCTGGAAGAAGCCGTGCGCCAGGCCAAGACCCAGGCCATCCTGCGAGCCTTTGCCGCAAGCGGCGGCGACAAGGCCCGCACCGCCGAAATCCTCGACATCAGCCCCCGCACCCTGCGCCATTTGGTGCGCGAACTGGGCATTCGGCGGGATTAG
- a CDS encoding sulfite exporter TauE/SafE family protein — translation MKRQIFFKAGLPVLAAALLVAVYALAAQNDAVVADALNQAGASGPWWMWPLILLFFCFILGIIAVLAGVGGGVLYVPLVSGFFPFHLDFVRGAGLMVALAGALAAGPGLLKRNLASLRLALPVALIASTCAIVGAMIGLALPTNVVQIALGTTILFIAILILKSKNVAVPEVKNPDAVGIALGMNGVYFDASSGKEYAWKTHRTLPGLLMFIIIGVMAGMFGLGAGWANVPVLNLMMGVPLKVAVGTSKFLLSITDTSAAWVYLNQGCVIPLMAIPSIVGLMFGSFVGVRLLAKAKPKFIRYMVIGVLLFAGAKALLKGLGIG, via the coding sequence ATGAAACGGCAAATTTTCTTCAAAGCGGGCCTGCCGGTCCTCGCGGCCGCCCTGCTCGTCGCGGTCTACGCCCTGGCGGCCCAGAACGACGCGGTCGTGGCCGACGCCCTCAACCAGGCCGGCGCGTCCGGGCCGTGGTGGATGTGGCCGCTCATCCTGCTGTTTTTCTGCTTTATCCTGGGCATCATCGCGGTGCTGGCCGGCGTTGGCGGCGGCGTGCTCTACGTGCCGCTGGTCAGCGGCTTTTTCCCCTTCCACCTCGACTTCGTGCGCGGCGCGGGCCTGATGGTGGCCCTGGCCGGGGCCCTGGCCGCCGGACCGGGTCTGCTCAAACGTAATCTGGCCTCGCTGCGCCTGGCCTTGCCGGTGGCGCTTATCGCCTCCACCTGCGCCATCGTCGGCGCCATGATCGGCCTGGCCCTGCCGACCAACGTCGTGCAGATCGCCCTGGGCACCACCATTTTGTTCATCGCCATCCTCATCCTCAAGTCGAAGAACGTGGCCGTGCCTGAAGTGAAAAATCCCGACGCCGTGGGCATTGCGCTGGGCATGAACGGCGTCTACTTCGACGCCTCCTCGGGCAAGGAATACGCCTGGAAGACCCACCGCACCCTGCCGGGCCTTTTGATGTTCATCATCATCGGCGTCATGGCCGGCATGTTCGGCCTGGGCGCGGGCTGGGCCAACGTCCCGGTGCTCAACCTCATGATGGGCGTGCCGCTCAAGGTCGCCGTGGGCACCTCCAAGTTCCTGCTCTCCATCACCGACACCTCGGCCGCCTGGGTCTACCTGAACCAGGGCTGCGTCATTCCGCTGATGGCCATTCCCTCCATCGTCGGCCTCATGTTCGGCTCCTTTGTCGGCGTGCGCCTGCTCGCCAAGGCCAAGCCCAAGTTCATCCGCTACATGGTCATCGGCGTGCTGCTTTTTGCCGGAGCCAAGGCGCTTTTAAAGGGCCTGGGCATCGGCTGA